One Balaenoptera musculus isolate JJ_BM4_2016_0621 chromosome 13, mBalMus1.pri.v3, whole genome shotgun sequence genomic region harbors:
- the TEX37 gene encoding LOW QUALITY PROTEIN: testis-expressed sequence 37 protein (The sequence of the model RefSeq protein was modified relative to this genomic sequence to represent the inferred CDS: substituted 1 base at 1 genomic stop codon) codes for MAGAVYPGQAPVDLDIHQSSYMVDYKLYGKHKYASVTLEEQAKLDTQLRNKEFYRPTPSPNPKLEDRYPAFKXPDMTAKDLGQPGFFPPQDHVAPAEDECRFVNICPSVYPASHTLYLAHGDANQIHQSTDFPCLLEPERQPAAEVSKGYFLLLGCACPYHCTVKVSILNRWGPLMPFYQ; via the exons ATGGCAGGTGCGGTGTACCCTGGACAG GCGCCTGTGGATTTAGACATACATCAGAGCTCCTACATGGTCGACTACAAACTCTACGGGAAACACAAATATGCCAGCGTCACACTGGAAGAG CAAGCAAAGCTGGATACACAACTCCGGAACAAAGAGTTTTACAGGCCTACCCCCAGCCCCAATCCCAAGCTAGAAGACAGATACCCTGCCTTCAAATGACCCGACATGACTGCCAAAGACCTGGGGCAACCCGGCTTCTTCCCACCACAGGACCATGTGGCTCCAGCGGAGGATGAATGCAGGTTTGTCAACATCTGTCCTTCCGTGTACCCAGCTTCCCACACCCTGTACCTGGCCCACGGCGATGCCAACCAGATTCACCAGAGTACCGACTTCCCCTGCCTTTTGGAGCCCGAGCGCCAGCCTGCTGCAGAGGTGAGCAAAGGCTACTTTCTACTGCTTGGCTGTGCCTGTCCTTATCACTGTACAGTCAAGGTCTCCATCTTGAACCGATGGGGACCCTTGATGCCATTTTACCAGTAG